Genomic DNA from Nonomuraea rubra:
CGCGAACCTGGCGGCCGCCCTGCTGGCCGCGCTGGGCGAGCGGCGCCTGCCCGGGCTCGAGGAGGAGTACGGCATGTGCGTGCTCGTCATGGCCTGGGCGGGAGGCATGGACGAGCCGCTGCGCACGCGGCTGGCCGAGGTGCGGCGGCTGCTGCCCATCGACTACGTGCCGGTGCGGGTCGAGTTCATGATGATGCTGCTGTCGATGTTCACCGGGCCGCCCACGGACTTCGGGGAGATGCAGCAGTTCTACATGGACGCGGTCAGCGGCCTGTCGCCGTGGAAGCAGGCGCTGGCCTACTGCGGCCATGCGTTCGTCCTGCAGGTACTCGGCCGGATCGACGAGGCGCTGGACCGTTTCGAGCAGAGTCTGGCCGGGTTCAGGGCCATCGGCGAGCGGTGGGGCATGGTGCTGGTGCTGTCCGGCCTCGGGGCTCTGCGCCAGAAGCAGGGTGACTACCGGGCCGCGCTCGCGCTCGCCGACGAGGTGCTCGCGCTGGCGCGGGAGCTGGGCTCGGCCACGGAGACCGCCGAGGGGCTGTGCCGCCGCGGTGACGCGCGGAGTTTCCTGAGCGGCGTCCAGGACGCGCGGGCTGACTATGCGGAGGCGGCCGAACTGTCGCGCCGCAACGGCTCCATGGAGACCCTGGCCTGGGCGCTGCTCGGGCTGGGCCTGGTCGAGATGGAGCGTGGCGACCTGGACGCGGCCCGAGCGCTGCTGGTCGAGGCCCGCGAGGTGTGCCCCGGCAACTGGTACAGCACCGAGGAGACCCGCGCCCGCATCGACGCCGCCCTGGCGGAGATCGGCAACCCGATCGGCGGCCCGCTCACCGGGCCCGTCAGCGAACGGTAGGCCCGCCGTCAGCCGCCCTGACCAGAGTGTGCGGCATGAAGAACAAATGGGCCTGCCTGGCGATCGCCTGCCTGGCCACGCTGCTGCTGTCCCTCGATCTCACGGTCCTGCACCTCGCCCTGCCCCGGCTGGTGGCCGACCTCGGCGCGACCTCCACGCAACTGCTGTGGATCGGCGACATGTACGGCTTCGCGCTGGCCGGCCTGCTCGTCACCATGGGCAACCTCGGCGACCGCATCGGCCGCAAGCGCCTGCTCCTGATCGGCGCCGTCGCGTTCGGCGCGGCCTCGGCGGTCACCGCGTACGCGCCGACCCCCGAGCTGCTGATCGCGGCCAGGGCGCTGCTGGGCGTGGCCGGCGCCACCATCATGCCCTCGACGTTGTCGATCATCAGGAACGTGTTCACCGAGCCCGGCGAGCGCACGGCGGCCATCGGCATCTGGAGCGGGATGAGCGCGGCGGGCTTCGCCGTCGGCCCCGTGGTCGGGGGCCTGCTGCTGGACCACTTCTGGTGGGGCTCGGTCTTCCTGATCAACGTGCCGATCATGGCGCTGGTGCTGGTAGGCGGCATCCTGGTGCTGCCGGAGTCGCGCAACCCGCACGCAGGCAGGATCGACCTGCTCAGCGTGGTGTTGTCGTTCGCCGGCATCGTGACCGCCATCTACGCCATCAAGGAGGCGGCACACCAGGGCGCCGGGCACGCGGACGTGGTGGCGGCGGGCGTGGCGGGGGTCGTGCTGCTGGCGCTGTTCGTGTGGCGGCAGACCAGGCTCGCCGATCCGCTCATCGACGTGCGGCTCTTCGCGCGCCGCGCCTTCACCGCCTCGATCCTGACGAACCTGCTGGCGATCTTCGCGATGTCGGCCATGATGCTGATGTTCGCCTGGTACCTGCAGCTCGTGCTCGGCTGGTCGCCGCTGCAGGCGGGGCTCG
This window encodes:
- a CDS encoding DHA2 family efflux MFS transporter permease subunit; this translates as MKNKWACLAIACLATLLLSLDLTVLHLALPRLVADLGATSTQLLWIGDMYGFALAGLLVTMGNLGDRIGRKRLLLIGAVAFGAASAVTAYAPTPELLIAARALLGVAGATIMPSTLSIIRNVFTEPGERTAAIGIWSGMSAAGFAVGPVVGGLLLDHFWWGSVFLINVPIMALVLVGGILVLPESRNPHAGRIDLLSVVLSFAGIVTAIYAIKEAAHQGAGHADVVAAGVAGVVLLALFVWRQTRLADPLIDVRLFARRAFTASILTNLLAIFAMSAMMLMFAWYLQLVLGWSPLQAGLAQLPGGLSGAVGGVLAAKLIRYLGRNGVVALGLAMNALSFAFYATLGTELNYLTLLPVMVIGGMGVGFAFTVNNDNVLATAPRQRAGAAAAVSETAFELGGALGIAILGTVLTSAYRAGLEVPAGVPAEAARESIAGALNLAAALPAEQADQLVRAAQVAFVEGVHVTSIVTASLLAVVAVLALVGLRGVPKEIPEEVLAGAH